The genomic segment TCTTATATTTGCTGGTGTCTTCTACGCTAATCTCTCCTGAAGAGAGGTTAATTCTTAAGATGTTACCCATCCAACCATTAGCCATGATGTTTTCCTTAGAGCACATAAATCAAAAGGAGCTGTTTTCGGATGCAGCCGATTAAACAGTGATATCTTTCCACTCAATGATCTTTAATGCCCCGGTCGGGCAGGCATTAGCGCATTCACCACACAAAATACATTTTGATGATTTCTTGGTTTCTGTATTTACGGTGGCCATCATCCATGGACAGGCTGTGGTGCAGGCACTGCATCCAATACAACGTTTATGATCGACGGCAATACAGCCCTCTTTTTCGTTATAAGAGATAGCGCCAATAGGACAGACTTTCAGACATTGAGGGTCTTTACACTGTCTGCAGGTATCCGCTGTGTAATTTAAATCACCAAACAGGCCGCCGCCGGAGCCGACGCCGTTATCACCAAAGAAGTAGTGACGGTGGATTTTAATACGGGAGAAAAAGGTACCAACGGAGCCGTCATTGAAGGTAGTGCAGGAGGTTTCACAGCGATGACAACCGGTACATCGTGCTCTTTGTGTTACCAGCACCCCTTTTGGCGTTGTTATTAA from the Limnobaculum zhutongyuii genome contains:
- a CDS encoding ferredoxin-like protein, encoding MPNNAERPLLAMGLTRLEFLRISGKGLTGLAIAPSLLSLFGCKQEDVDNGTVGLITTPKGVLVTQRARCTGCHRCETSCTTFNDGSVGTFFSRIKIHRHYFFGDNGVGSGGGLFGDLNYTADTCRQCKDPQCLKVCPIGAISYNEKEGCIAVDHKRCIGCSACTTACPWMMATVNTETKKSSKCILCGECANACPTGALKIIEWKDITV